One window of Cyanobacteriota bacterium genomic DNA carries:
- the mltG gene encoding endolytic transglycosylase MltG, translating into MKPGKSLFSWLLLVLLSGTIAFSGWQSWRWWSWATMPVLESSDPQAKTVQIQIPMGTSAQQIGDDLKAAGLIRSTTAWNIWTRLMRLRNPNGGFQSGTYELSPSQSMKTIAAKIWAGEVITLSFTIPEGWSLVQMADYFEAQGFFSRDEFLVAVRQIPQADYPWLPKQIPHLEGFLYPDTYEIDSQRLTPQDVIRRMLDRFEQVALPLYNQGRDQTKLSLLEWVTLASIVEKEAVVPEERALIAGVFTQRLKRNIPLGADPTVEYGLGVRQTADQPLTLSQVRTPSPYNTYLNPGLPPTPIAAPGIASLEAALYPEETDYLYFVARYDGTHIFSRTLAEHEAAQKAIHDRRDADKRSQ; encoded by the coding sequence ATGAAACCTGGTAAATCGCTTTTCAGTTGGCTGTTGTTGGTATTGTTATCAGGAACGATCGCCTTCTCAGGTTGGCAAAGTTGGCGCTGGTGGAGTTGGGCAACGATGCCCGTGCTTGAATCGTCTGACCCTCAAGCAAAGACAGTTCAGATCCAAATTCCCATGGGTACCTCAGCTCAGCAAATTGGTGACGATCTCAAGGCAGCAGGATTAATTCGATCAACAACAGCATGGAATATCTGGACACGGTTGATGCGGTTACGGAATCCTAACGGAGGTTTTCAGTCTGGCACCTATGAATTGTCTCCTAGCCAGTCCATGAAGACCATCGCTGCCAAGATTTGGGCTGGTGAGGTTATCACTCTTTCATTTACGATCCCAGAAGGTTGGTCTCTGGTGCAAATGGCTGATTACTTCGAGGCTCAAGGTTTTTTTAGTCGGGATGAGTTCCTAGTAGCAGTACGGCAAATTCCCCAAGCCGACTATCCTTGGTTGCCGAAACAGATTCCACATCTAGAGGGCTTTCTATATCCAGATACCTATGAAATCGATAGTCAACGCTTAACGCCTCAGGATGTCATTCGCCGGATGCTTGATCGCTTTGAACAAGTTGCCCTACCACTCTATAACCAGGGCCGTGACCAAACCAAGCTGTCATTGCTAGAGTGGGTAACCTTAGCTAGCATCGTTGAAAAAGAGGCTGTAGTGCCAGAAGAGCGAGCGTTGATTGCAGGAGTATTTACCCAACGCCTTAAGCGCAATATTCCCCTGGGTGCTGACCCAACGGTAGAGTATGGGCTGGGTGTGCGCCAAACAGCAGACCAACCTTTGACCCTTAGCCAAGTGCGAACACCCTCTCCATATAACACATATTTGAATCCTGGCTTGCCACCAACACCAATCGCAGCCCCTGGCATCGCTAGTCTAGAAGCTGCTCTATACCCAGAAGAAACTGACTATCTGTATTTTGTGGCTCGCTACGACGGAACTCACATTTTCAGCCGCACCCTGGCAGAACACGAGGCTGCTCAGAAAGCTATTCATGATCGTCGTGATGCTGACAAACGATCGCAATAA